In Drosophila subpulchrella strain 33 F10 #4 breed RU33 chromosome 3R, RU_Dsub_v1.1 Primary Assembly, whole genome shotgun sequence, the following are encoded in one genomic region:
- the LOC119563163 gene encoding zinc transporter 7, whose amino-acid sequence MIPLSHKDRSSFGYRVREKLNSWKRLIFSDRNSRNLFLFLLLNLSFAFVELFYGIATNSLGLISDSFHMFFDCTGLLAGLAASVITKWKANDKFSYGYVRAEVLAGFVNSLFLLFIAFFILSEGVERLIEPPEVKHERLFVVSVLGLLVNLVGIYAFNHGGHGHSHGGGGHGHSHGGGHGHSHSHNDAGNHNHQAITLDNGHGHSHDHDSHGHSHGDMSGSNSQIMRGVFLHILADTLGSVGVIISAVLMHMFGWMIADPICSIFIALLIALSVLSLIKESIMILMQRQPSDLDRSLPQCYQKVTGLAGVYAVQEPHFWTLCSDVYVGALKLEVSKNVDPKYVVTHTRIIFEAVGVKQIYIQLDYV is encoded by the exons ATGATACCGCTTTCGCACAAGGATAGGAGCAGCTTCGGCTACCGGGTGCGGGAGAAGCTCAACAGCTGGAAGCGACTCATCTTCTCCGACCGCAACTCGCGCAACCTGTTCCTCTTCCTGCTGCTCAACCTGAGCTTCGCCTTCGTGGAGCTCTTCTACGGCATCGCGACGAATAGTTTGG GCCTGATCTCCGACTCGTTTCACATGTTCTTCGACTGCACGGGCCTCTTGGCGGGATTGGCCGCCTCGGTTATCACCAAGTGGAAGGCCAACGACAAGTTCTCCTACGGCTATGTGCGAGCCGAGGTGTTGGCCGGCTTTGTCAACAGCCTGTTCCTGTTGTTCATAGCCTTCTTTATCCTGTCGGAGGGCGTGGAGAGACTCATTGAGCCGCCGGAGGTCAAGCACGAGCGACTGTTTGTTGTCTCCGTCCTCGGTTTGCTGGTCAACCTGGTGGGCATCTATGCCTTCAATCATGGAGGACATGGACACTCGCACGGCGGCGGTGGACACGGCCACTCGCACGGTGGAGGCCATGGACACTCGCACAGCCACAACGACGCCGGTAACCACAATCACCAGGCCATCACATTGGACAATG GTCATGGACACTCTCACGATCACGACAGCCATGGCCACTCGCATGGCGATATGTCGGGCAGCAACTCGCAGATCATGCGCGGCGTTTTCCTGCACATCCTGGCCGACACCCTGGGTTCGGTGGGTGTGATAATCTCGGCAGTGCTGATGCACATGTTCGGCTGGATGATTGCGGACCCCATCTGTTCCATCTTCATTGCCCTGCTGATAGCGCTCAGTGTGCTGAGTCTGATCAAGGAGTCGATAATGATCCTGATGCAGCGACAGCCCTCAGACCTGGACCGATCCCTGCCGCAGTGCTACCAGAAAGTCACCGGACTGGCCGGCGTCTATGCGGTGCAGGAGCCGCACTTCTGGACCCTCTGCTCCGATGTCTACGTGGGAGCCCTCAAGCTGGAGGTGTCCAAGAACGTCGATCCCAAGTACGTGGTCACGCACACGCGAATAATATTCGAGGCGGTGGGCGTGAAGCAGATCTACATACAGCTGGATTACGTTTGA